ACGGTATCATCCGTTTTATTTAAAAAAGGCTTTAGTCCTTCAAAGTCATAAATAGCGAGACTATCTTTAACCTCTTCAATATGTGTATTGGCATTTTGAGTTTGTTCTTTTTTAGAAATATCTTGACAACTCCAAACGGTAAGCACCAAAAAAAATAACATATATTTCATCTGATAAAAATACATATTTGTTTTTAATTGATTTGCTGTTTAACAAACATTTAAACGAACAGAATCCTTTTTAAACCATTTTTATGCAATAATTTTTGGTTAGTTAAATTTTCATTTTATATTTGACCTATATTAAAATACTCATGAACACAATTTTAAATCATACGTGGTGGTGGAACAATCGAAACTCAAAATTCGTGAACTAATCCTATCCGTATATTTAAATTAAACATACTTAAAAAGGCTTGTCATTCACGACAAGCCTTTTTTTTTTGAAATCATATTTATGAAAACATTTAGTCTTTACACACATTATAAAAAAATACTTGCCGATACTATTACACCTGTGAGTGTGTATCTGAAAATTCGCGATAAATTCCCGAATAGTATTTTATTGGAAAGTAGCGATTATCATGCTAACGATAATTCATTCTCTTATATCTGTTGCAATCCTATTGCGTCTATATCCGTGAAAAATGAAGAAATCACCCAAGACTTTCCTGATGGCAGCCAATTGATTCATAAAATTTCAAAAAAGAATGATGTGGTGGATAGTATTCATAAATTCACCAAGCGTTTTAAAATACATTCGGACACCGATTTTAAATTTATAAACAATGGTGTTTTTGGGTATATGGCTTATGATGCGGTTCGCTATTTTGAAGATATTTCTATCGCTAAAAAAGAAGGTCATCAAGATATTCCTGATATTTACTATGCCGTTTATCAAAATATTATAGCCATTAATCATCATAAAAATGAAGCTTATATTTTTGCACATTGTTTTAACACAGAAACAAATATTAATGAGGTTTTACAACTCATTACCTCCCGAAACTTTGCTGCATTTAACTTTTCAACATCAGGAGAAACCACGTCCAATTTAACTGATAATGCCTATAAAGAACAAGTAGAACTCGCTAAACAACATTGCGCGCGAGGAGATGTTTTTCAGTTGGTATTATCTAAAAAATTCTCCCAAAAATTTAAAGGCGATGAGTTTAATGTCTATCGTGCCTTACGAAGTATTAATCCTTCTCCTTACCTATTTTACTTTGATTATGGCGATTTTAAAATCTTTGGAAGTTCGCCAGAAGCACAATTAGTAGTAAAAGGAGATCAAGCAGAAATCCATCCCATCGCGGGAACGTTTAAACGAACGGGTAATGATGAAAAAGACGCTATTCTTGCCAAACAGCTTTCTGAAGATGATAAGGAAAATGCCGAACACGTTATGTTGGTAGATTTAGCACGAAATGATTTAAGTCGCCATGGCAGTCAGGTAAAAGTTGAAACCTACCGAGAAGTCCAATTCTTTTCACATGTTATTCATTTGGTAAGTAAAGTTATTGGCAAAAAGCATGCAGAAACAACTACTATGCAAATGGTTGCAGATACATTTCCTGCAGGAACATTAAGTGGTGCTCCTAAACATAAAGCTATGCAACTCATTGAAAAATACGAAACAACGAGTCGTGATTTTTATGGAGGTGCTATCGGTTTTATGGATTTTCATGGTAATTTTAATCATGCCATTATGATTCGGACTTTTTTAAGTAAAAATCACGAATTACATTGGCAAGCTGGCGCCGGATTAGTGTCCAAATCAGATCCTGAAAGTGAATTACAAGAAGTATATAATAAATTAGGCGCTTTAACAAAGGCGATAGAATTGGCAACCGATATTTAAAAATGGAAAACAAAACACACATATTAGTTATTGATAACTACGATAGTTTCACCTATAATCTGGTACATTATTTAGAAGATTTGGATTGCGAAGTGACTGTAAAACGAAATGACCAACTCACTTTAGAGGAAGTTGATGCGTTTGATAAAATTGTGTTATCTCCAGGACCAGGTATTCCAGATGAAGCAGGTTTACTAAAAGCCATCATCCAAAAATATGCATCCACAAAAAGCATTTTAGGAGTTTGCCTAGGCCAACAAGCTATTGGCGAAGTGTTTGGCGGAACCTTAACCAATTTAGAAACGGTGTTTCATGGTGTTGCTACACAAATTACAGTATCAGTTGATGATGAAGCACTTTTTAATGGATTAGGGAAAAGCATGGCAGTTGGTCGTTACCATTCATGGGTTGTTCAAGAAAATTTACCTGATGTTTTAGAAGCAACATCCTTTGATGACAATGGGCAAATAATGTCACTTCGTCATAAAGTATTTGATGTTCGTGGTGTTCAGTTTCATCCAGAATCTGTTTTAACACCAAATGGGAAACAGATGTTAGCCAATTGGCTGAAGAGTTAAATAGATAAAAGAAATGATTCAAAATAAGGCGTAAAATATTGGAGGTTTTTAGTTATAAAAATATGAGGTTGTGATTTGTTATTGTGTTATTTGGATATTCAGTTATTAAGTCGTGACACCAATATAACGCATAACTCATTAATTCGTTAACCGAATAACTCAAAAAATAAAAATAGCTCCTAGAAAAAAGTAGGGTTCCGTCTTAAACGAGAACATAATATCAAGAAGATGAAAAACATACTTAACAGACTTATTAATCAAGAGCACATTTCCAGCGATGAAGCTAAAGGTGTATTGGTTAATATTTCGAGAGGCAACTACAATCAAAGCCAGATTGCATCATTTTTAACGGTTTATATGATGCGAAATATTACGCTTGAAGAACTTCAGGGCTTTCGTGATGCTTTACTAGAGTTGTGTATTCCTGTAGATTTAAATGGTTATAACGCCATAGATTTATGCGGTACTGGAGGCGATGGTAAAGACACCTTTAACATTTCAACTTTGGCTTCATTTGTTACAGCTGGAGCTGGTGTACATGTTTCAAAACATGGTAATTACGGCGTATCTTCTGCTTGCGGATCATCCAATGTCATGGAGCATTTGGGGATTAAATTTAGTAGCGATATAGGTTTTTTAAAAACCTGTTTGGACGATGCAGGCATATGTGTACTGCATGCGCCTTTGTTTCATCCAGCCATGAAAAATGTAGCACCAATTCGTCGGGAATTAGGCGTGAAAACATTTTTTAATATGTTAGGCCCTATGGTTAATCCGTCCTTTCCAGAAAATCAACTTGTAGGTGTTTTTAGTTTAGAATTGTTGCGCCTCTATAGTTATCTCTATCAAAATTCAGATAAAAAATATAGCATTGTCCATGCTTTAGATGGCTATGATGAAATATCATTAACAGGTTCCGCAAAAGTGATTAATAATGCATCAGAAAAAATGATTAACCCTAGTGATTTTGGTGTGGAAACACTCTCACAACAAGCTATTCATGGTGGTGATTCGGTTGCTTCCTCTGCAAAAATATTCACGCATATATTAGATGGACAAGGCACCATTGCCCAAAACAATGTGGTTTGTGCCAATGCCGCTTTAGCTATTTCTACAGTTAAAAACATACCCATTTCAGAAAGCTTTGCATTAGCCAAAGAATCCTTGCATAGCGGTCAAGCTAAAAAACGATTTAAAAAATTAGTGGCTTTAAGTAAAAAATAAAAACATCTATAAATACGAAATTGGTCATGGATATATTAGAAAAAATAGTTGCAGATAAACGCTTGGAAGTTGCATTAAAAAAACAACTTATTCCTTCATTGCAATTGGAGCAATCTGTTTTATTTGAACGCGAAACCATTTCGCTCGTTAAAAATTTACAACATAGTCCTTTCGGTATTATTGCGGAACATAAACGACGCTCACCTTCCAAACAGGTTATCAATCACAATTTAAATGTATTTGATGTAGCCCAAGGCTATGAAAAAGCGGGTGTTTCTGGGATGTCCGTTTTAACGGATGGCAAATATTTTGGTGGATCATTAGACGATTTATTGTTAGCACGATCAAGTTGCAATTTGCCGCTTTTACGTAAAGAATTCATTATTGATAGCTACCAAATTTTAGAAGCCAAAGCCTATGGCGCAGATGTCATTTTATTGATAGCTGCCATACTAACACAAGAAGAAATTAAAAGCTTTTCAGAATTTGCTAAAAGCTTACAATTAGAAGTGTTATTGGAAGTCCATAACGAAGCAGAACTGCAGAAATCCATTATGCCGAGTTTAGATATGATTGGTGTAAATAATCGGAATCTAAAAACCTTTGAAGTCTCATTAGACACGAGTAAAATATTAAGTAATCACATTCCAAACGAATTTATAAAGATTTCTGAAAGTGGCATCAGTAATGTAGAAGCTATAAAAGAATTAAAGCCCTTTGGTTTCCAAGGGTTTTTAATTGGAGAAAATTTTATGAAGACGGATAATCCAGGTGAAAGCGCTAATCATTTTATAAACCAATTTTAGCTATGAAATTAAAAGTTTGTGGCATGAAATTTTCAGATAATATGGAAGCGGTTGCCAAGTTGGGACCCGATTATTTGGGTTTCATATTTTATAAGAAATCAGCTCGCTTTTTTGATGGTGTTATCCCAACATTACCTAATACCATTAAAAAGGTAGGTGTATTTGTAGATGCTTCACCAAAAGAAATAATAACTATTGCAAATAATTATAATTTGGATGTTGTGCAATTACATGGGAACCAAACCAAAGAATTTGTTTTAATGCTCAACGGACTCGCCACGCTTTATGCTGCCAAAGATTTTGAAGTTTGGAAAGTGTTTAGTGTTGGCCAATATTTCAATTTTAAAGATTTACAGCCTTTTGAAAATAAAGTGAGTAAATATCTTTTTGATACCAAAGGCGAACTTCAAGGCGGAAATGGATTCATCTTTAATTGGGATCTCTTAAAAGAATACCCTTCAGCAAAACCTTTTATATTAAGCGGTGGCATTGGTTTAGATGAAGTGGAACATATTAAAGAATTTTTAAAGCAAGATGTTTCAAAAAAGTGTTATGCATTGGATGTGAATAGCCAATTTGAAACAGAGCCTGGCCTTAAAAACGTGGA
Above is a window of Bizionia sp. M204 DNA encoding:
- a CDS encoding aminodeoxychorismate/anthranilate synthase component II, giving the protein MENKTHILVIDNYDSFTYNLVHYLEDLDCEVTVKRNDQLTLEEVDAFDKIVLSPGPGIPDEAGLLKAIIQKYASTKSILGVCLGQQAIGEVFGGTLTNLETVFHGVATQITVSVDDEALFNGLGKSMAVGRYHSWVVQENLPDVLEATSFDDNGQIMSLRHKVFDVRGVQFHPESVLTPNGKQMLANWLKS
- a CDS encoding anthranilate synthase component I family protein produces the protein MKTFSLYTHYKKILADTITPVSVYLKIRDKFPNSILLESSDYHANDNSFSYICCNPIASISVKNEEITQDFPDGSQLIHKISKKNDVVDSIHKFTKRFKIHSDTDFKFINNGVFGYMAYDAVRYFEDISIAKKEGHQDIPDIYYAVYQNIIAINHHKNEAYIFAHCFNTETNINEVLQLITSRNFAAFNFSTSGETTSNLTDNAYKEQVELAKQHCARGDVFQLVLSKKFSQKFKGDEFNVYRALRSINPSPYLFYFDYGDFKIFGSSPEAQLVVKGDQAEIHPIAGTFKRTGNDEKDAILAKQLSEDDKENAEHVMLVDLARNDLSRHGSQVKVETYREVQFFSHVIHLVSKVIGKKHAETTTMQMVADTFPAGTLSGAPKHKAMQLIEKYETTSRDFYGGAIGFMDFHGNFNHAIMIRTFLSKNHELHWQAGAGLVSKSDPESELQEVYNKLGALTKAIELATDI
- the trpD gene encoding anthranilate phosphoribosyltransferase — protein: MKNILNRLINQEHISSDEAKGVLVNISRGNYNQSQIASFLTVYMMRNITLEELQGFRDALLELCIPVDLNGYNAIDLCGTGGDGKDTFNISTLASFVTAGAGVHVSKHGNYGVSSACGSSNVMEHLGIKFSSDIGFLKTCLDDAGICVLHAPLFHPAMKNVAPIRRELGVKTFFNMLGPMVNPSFPENQLVGVFSLELLRLYSYLYQNSDKKYSIVHALDGYDEISLTGSAKVINNASEKMINPSDFGVETLSQQAIHGGDSVASSAKIFTHILDGQGTIAQNNVVCANAALAISTVKNIPISESFALAKESLHSGQAKKRFKKLVALSKK
- a CDS encoding phosphoribosylanthranilate isomerase: MKLKVCGMKFSDNMEAVAKLGPDYLGFIFYKKSARFFDGVIPTLPNTIKKVGVFVDASPKEIITIANNYNLDVVQLHGNQTKEFVLMLNGLATLYAAKDFEVWKVFSVGQYFNFKDLQPFENKVSKYLFDTKGELQGGNGFIFNWDLLKEYPSAKPFILSGGIGLDEVEHIKEFLKQDVSKKCYALDVNSQFETEPGLKNVETIKEFKNRLHHLK
- the trpC gene encoding indole-3-glycerol phosphate synthase TrpC produces the protein MDILEKIVADKRLEVALKKQLIPSLQLEQSVLFERETISLVKNLQHSPFGIIAEHKRRSPSKQVINHNLNVFDVAQGYEKAGVSGMSVLTDGKYFGGSLDDLLLARSSCNLPLLRKEFIIDSYQILEAKAYGADVILLIAAILTQEEIKSFSEFAKSLQLEVLLEVHNEAELQKSIMPSLDMIGVNNRNLKTFEVSLDTSKILSNHIPNEFIKISESGISNVEAIKELKPFGFQGFLIGENFMKTDNPGESANHFINQF